Proteins found in one Mytilus edulis chromosome 2, xbMytEdul2.2, whole genome shotgun sequence genomic segment:
- the LOC139511032 gene encoding filaggrin-2-like, with translation MKCAVLLVVILVSYTDAGSDFYLDDDSYTSPAVVSHVSHDQGNTLFGHRSNIHVSHSVFGHRHNTHVSHSVFGDKNGGVLSISHKVHQHGHASHHNGRLHGSFGSVGHHLGHLGHRHGRSGIYGHRHGRFGNHLGDLGHRHGSFGLFGKKHGRSGLYGHRRGRFGRRLGHSGHRHRSYGRYGNRHGRFGIFGHRHGRFGKRHGHSRHRHGTYGLHGHRHSRFGRRHSGHRHGKYGLYGHRHGHFGHRHGRYGHHHGSFGLFGNKHGRSGLYGHRHGRFGNRHGHSGHRYGHYGRSVHRHGHSGIFGHRHGHFGHRLGRVSHHHGSFGLFGHHHGHHHHHHGHVGHHHGHFGHHYGHFGHHHGHFGHHHGHFGHHHGHHGYRHKGKYYGKARKYYKKYKRTGNSKYYRKSRKYHSKGYKKYLY, from the exons ATGAAGTGTGCAGTGTTGTTAGTTGTCATCTTAGTATCATATACTG ATGCAGGGTCTGACTTTTAT TTGGACGATGATAGCTATACCTCTCCAGCAGTTGTGTCACATGTATCACATGACCAAGGAAACACCCTATTTGGACATAGAAGTAACATTCACGTGAGCCATAGTGTATTTGGACACAGGCATAACACTCATGTGAGCCATAGTGTATTTGGAGACAAAAACGGTGGGGTACTTTCAATTAGTCATAAGGTTCATCAACATGGACATGCTAGTCATCATAATGGTCGCCTTCACGGAAGCTTCGGATCAGTTGGTCACCATCTGGGACACCTTGGCCATCGTCATGGGCGCTCTGGTATATATGGTCACCGTCATGGACGCTTTGGAAATCATCTGGGAGACTTAGGTCACCGTCATGGAAGTTTTGGTTTATTTGGTAAAAAACATGGACGCTCCGGTCTATATGGTCATCGTCGTGGACGCTTTGGTCGCCGTCTTGGACACTCTGGGCATCGTCACAGAAGCTATGGTAGATATGGCAACCGTCATGGACGCTTTGGTATATTTGGTCACCGTCATGGACGCTTCGGTAAACGTCACGGGCACTCTAGACATCGTCATGGAACATACGGTCTCCATGGTCACCGTCATAGTCGCTTTGGTCGCCGACACTCTGGACATCGTCATGGAAAATATGGTCTATATGGTCACCGTCATGGTCACTTTGGTCACCGTCACGGACGCTATGGACACCATCATGGAAGTTTTGGTTTATTTGGTAACAAACATGGACGATCCGGTCTATATGGTCATCGTCATGGACGATTTGGTAACCGTCACGGACACTCTGGACATCGTTACGGACACTATGGTAGATCGGTCCACCGTCATGGACACTCTGGTATATTTGGTCACCGTCATGGACACTTTGGACATCGTCTAGGACGCGTTAGTCACCATCATGGAAGTTTCGGCCTATTTGGTCACCATCATGgacatcatcatcaccatcacGGACATGTTGGTCACCATCACGGACATTTTGGTCACCATTATGGACATTTTGGTCACCATCACGGACATTTTGGTCACCATCACGGACATTTCGGTCACCATCATGGCCATCATGGGTACCGTCATAAAGGAAAGTATTACGGAAAAGCTAGGAAGtactacaaaaaatataaaaggacAGGAAATAGTAAATACTACCGGAAATCCCGAAAATATCACAGTAAAggttacaaaaaatatttgtattaa
- the LOC139513026 gene encoding arylsulfatase J-like, which translates to MFCVALLLTVLQDVVLSKPNIIFILVDDYGFNDIGYHGSEIRTPNLDRLANEGVKLENYYVQPICTPTRSCLLSGRYQIRTGMQHGNIQPSKPTALPTDSLTIADKIQQAGYSTHCIGKWHLGFYKNEFLPTRRGFDTFYGFLVGSKSHYHHRRCDRGMCGVDFRENERQIRTNREYSTTLFSRRAVDIIDSHQSSKPLFMYVPYQAPHSPLQAPKRYIHPYKNTIPDIHRRQYAGMVSALDEGVGNITRALKRKGLWENTIFIFSTDNGGQISRGGNNYPLRGNKGGNFEGGIRGVGFVCGGQVRNKGTVSRELMHVTDWFPTLVNQAQGNFEGVKPLDGFDQWDAISGREKSPRDVILHGIDPLARRFGRPLFNSSFDTTKHAAIRYKDYKLLTGKPGYKNYNPNPRTGLARTTPKDSRKKNVWLFNIRDDPLETTDLSASRPQIVKEMLDMLAEYDKSSVPVRFPGSDPQANPELRGGFWGPWR; encoded by the exons ATGTTCTGTGTTGCGCTGTTATTAACTGTCTTACAGGATGTGGTATTGAGTAAGCCCAATATTATCTTTATTCTGGTAGATGATTATGGATTTAATGACATTGGATATCACGGATCAGAGATCCGTACCCCTAACTTAGATAGGTTGGCAAACGAAGGAGTTAAATTAGAAAACTATTATGTACAACCAATATGTACACCTACTAGATCATGTCTCTTGTCTGGAAGATACCAG ATTCGTACTGGAATGCAACATGGTAATATACAGCCATCTAAACCGACTGCCTTGCCAACCGATAGTCTGACTATAGCAGATAAAATTCAACAGGCTGGATATAGCACACACTGTATTGGGAAATGGCATCTTGGtttctacaaaaatgaatttcttCCAACACGACGAGGATTTGATACATTTTATG GTTTTCTGGTCGGTTCTAAATCCCACTATCATCACAGACGTTGTGACCGAGGAATGTGCGGGGTTGATTTTAGGGAAAATGAACGTCAAATACGAACCAATCGTGAATATTCGACAACTCTGTTTTCACGACGAGCTGTGGATATCATCGATAGTCACCAATCGTCTAAG CCTTTGTTCATGTATGTACCATATCAAGCTCCTCATTCCCCTCTACAAGCACCAAAGAGATATATTCATCCATACAAAAATACTATTCCGGATATACATAGACGACAGTATGCAG GAATGGTTTCTGCGTTAGACGAAGGTGTTGGTAACATAACGAGAGCCCTAAAAAGAAAGGGACTCTGGGAGAATACTATCTTTATCTTTTCAACAG ATAATGGTGGTCAAATCAGTAGAGGTGGCAATAATTATCCATTGCGAGGAAACAAGGGAGGTAATTTTGAAGGAGGAATTCGTGGAGTAGGATTTGTGTGTGGCGGACAAGTAAGAAATAAAGGGACAGTGTCTCGAGAACTAATGCATGTTACTGACTGGTTTCCAACACTTGTAAATCAGGCTCAAGGGAACTTTGAAGGGGTAAAACCTCTCGACGGATTTGATCAGTGGGATGCGATAAG TGGGAGAGAGAAGAGCCCCAGAGATGTCATTCTTCATGGTATTGATCCTTTAGCGCGTCGGTTTGGCAGACCATTGTTTAACAGTAGTTTTGATACTACGAAACATGCTGCTATTCGATATAAAGACTACAAACTTCTGACTGGAAAACCag GGTACAAAAATTATAACCCAAACCCTAGAACGGGTTTGGCAAGAACAACACCGAAAGATTCAAGAAAGAAAAACGTTTGGTTGTTTAATATAAGAGACGATCCTTTAGAGACAACAGATTTATCAGCAAGCCGTCCACAAATAGTTAAGGAGATGTTAGATATGCTGGCGGAGTATGACAAATCTTCAGTACCAGTAAGATTTCCTGGGAGTGATCCACAGGCAAATCCTGAACTACGTGGTGGCTTCTGGGGACCATGGCGTTAA